From the Hevea brasiliensis isolate MT/VB/25A 57/8 chromosome 15, ASM3005281v1, whole genome shotgun sequence genome, one window contains:
- the LOC110657437 gene encoding calcium-transporting ATPase 12, plasma membrane-type-like — protein sequence MEMEMVQHHSGGDLEEGIHYRGHGDAKDFAIDQESLVSLLEFDGFSHSQFQRIEEIAAALETSVSTGITGDPEDLNRRRDYFGSNHEDGLLEVAPTDTRKSLSRRTLECFKDPNVIMLLFSSALSLILGILKYGVKKGWCDGFIILIEAFITVLVKIYKERYLKVSINRQSLEETVHVMRDGSLQQVPISQVVVGDVLSLKTGDRVPADGLFISGSSSLKLNNAGSESFDMDSSRFQAIFAGATVVSGECRMLVISVGSNKRWSKMINSIGRGDKSVKAQLMTTVDNLSSRMEKLAILFPLVLLVVQLLCYLIRRSLTSSNNDDDKGLNNHGMNSTMDELMSQVTTLINRHAGIFSRFLAVTSVLLMAIREGLNLGVFICLSYSRRTLELECRVMVRDLVACAAVGLASTICTGETGDLSLKKMNVAELWIGGEMVSDAATIVSQEVLDVLHDGVGLNVYGPVEDAQICWVRLALGVDVGKLKQDSTVVETEAFDFDRACSCTSLTKKKEMIMGKSIVHKHLNGVPDDVLPFCRYYCEVNGTVKLIDEDQRAVFDSICQHIAADSTHCLAFAYQQVVVSEGEEQQLEDKKEISKFACYDGFILLGIVGFKNPYPLEMKEAVQACRDAGIGIKLVLNEDRNIGRFIAVNSGIISRGDLQKAVVEAAEFRSLSDEERERLIDHIQVMVNSTPVDKLLLAQCLRKKFDAVMVIGDNSMDFPSLKEADIGLLLGSVSENAICNENSDDEIVVMDRSFATVASILRRGRHAYSNMQKFVQLHLTAMIAAVAVNFVAGIPSGESLFSPLQVSWVSLIIVDTLGALALATDQPNQISSLPMPVIHGAGSSLLTRIMWKNIVFQVIYQVIIFIVLHFKGSEIFHVEHAVADAMIFNSYALCQIFVLLNAREIEKTNVLENLYKNSRFLLAVLAMVLLQFTFIEIFSYFSPAAKLGLQKWLVCVAISSLSLPIGFVVKFIQVSG from the coding sequence ATGGAAATGGAAATGGTGCAGCATCATTCTGGAGGTGATTTGGAAGAGGGAATCCATTATCGAGGACATGGAGACGCCAAGGACTTCGCAATAGACCAGGAAAGCCTAGTTTCACTATTGGAGTTCGATGGCTTTTCTCATAGTCAATTCCAAAGAATCGAAGAGATTGCAGCTGCTCTAGAGACTAGTGTTTCTACAGGAATAACCGGAGATCCGGAAGATCTTAATCGTCGCAGAGACTATTTTGGCTCTAACCATGAGGATGGTCTCTTGGAGGTAGCACCAACCGATACTAGAAAATCCTTGTCCAGGCGAACTCTAGAATGTTTCAAAGATCCAAATGTTATTATGCTTTTATTCTCTTCCGCACTATCTTTAATCCTCGGCATCTTGAAATATGGAGTTAAAAAAGGGTGGTGCGATGGTTTCATCATACTTATTGAAGCATTCATTACTGTCCTTGTAAAGATTTACAAGGAAAGATACCTTAAGGTGTCTATTAACAGGCAGAGCCTGGAGGAAACAGTGCATGTAATGAGGGATGGAAGCTTGCAACAAGTGCCTATCTCTCAGGTTGTGGTCGGCGATGTCTTAAGTTTGAAGACTGGTGATAGGGTTCCTGCAGATGGCTTGTTCATCAGTGGAAGCTCGTCATTGAAGCTCAATAATGCTGGCAGCGAGTCTTTTGACATGGATAGCTCCCGGTTCCAGGCAATATTTGCTGGAGCCACAGTGGTGAGTGGGGAATGCCGTATGCTTGTGATTTCGGTAGGATCAAACAAGAGATGGAGCAAGATGATAAACTCTATTGGAAGAGGCGATAAAAGTGTTAAAGCTCAGTTGATGACCACGGTGGACAATTTAAGCTCGAGAATGGAAAAGTTGGCAATCCTCTTCCCCTTGGTTCTTCTTGTGGTTCAGTTGTTGTGTTATCTCATAAGAAGAAGCTTAACGTCAAGCAATAATGATGATGACAAAGGCCTGAACAACCATGGCATGAATTCCACAATGGATGAACTGATGAGTCAAGTTACAACACTGATAAACAGACACGCTGGAATCTTTAGTCGATTCCTGGCCGTTACCAGTGTGTTGCTTATGGCAATCAGAGAAGGtttgaatttaggggtttttATCTGTCTCTCGTACTCAAGAAGGACCTTGGAGTTAGAATGTCGTGTCATGGTCAGAGATCTTGTGGCCTGCGCAGCGGTGGGACTGGCTTCCACCATTTGTACAGGCGAAACTGGTGATCTGAGTTTAAAGAAGATGAATGTCGCTGAGCTTTGGATTGGTGGAGAGATGGTCAGTGATGCAGCGACGATTGTTTCTCAAGAAGTACTTGATGTATTGCATGATGGGGTTGGCCTCAATGTCTATGGTCCAGTAGAGGATGCTCAAATTTGCTGGGTTAGGTTGGCGCTGGGAGTTGATGTTGGAAAATTGAAGCAAGATAGCACCGTCGTTGAAACTGAAGCCTTCGATTTCGATAGGGCTTGCAGTTGTACCTCCTTAACGAAGAAGAAGGAAATGATAATGGGTAAATCGATTGTGCATAAGCACTTGAATGGTGTTCCAGATGATGTGCTTCCGTTCTGTCGATATTACTGTGAAgtaaatggaacagtgaaattaatTGATGAAGATCAAAGAGCTGTATTTGATAGCATTTGTCAACATATTGCTGCCGATAGTACCCATTGCTTAGCTTTTGCATATCAACAAGTTGTGGTGTCAGAAGGAGAGGAACAGCAATTGGAAGATAAAAAGGAAATTTCCAAATTCGCATGCTATGATGGATTCATCTTATTAGGCATAGTGGGTTTCAAGAATCCATATCCACTGGAGATGAAAGAGGCTGTACAAGCCTGCCGGGACGCTGGCATTGGCATCAAACTAGTGCTCAATGAAGACAGAAATATAGGCAGGTTCATTGCTGTCAACTCCGGAATCATCAGCCGTGGAGATTTACAAAAAGCGGTTGTTGAAGCAGCCGAATTCCGGAGCCTCTCAGATGAAGAACGAGAAAGATTGATTGATCATATCCAGGTGATGGTAAATTCTACTCCAGTTGACAAGCTGCTACTGGCACAGTGCCTAAGAAAGAAATTTGATGCAGTAATGGTTATCGGCGACAATAGTATGGACTTCCCATCATTGAAAGAAGCGGATATTGGACTTTTGTTGGGCAGCGTAAGCGAAAATGCTATATGCAACGAGAATTCTGATGATGAGATTGTGGTTATGGATAGAAGTTTCGCTACTGTTGCTTCAATTTTAAGGAGGGGAAGGCATGCGTACAGTAACATGCAAAAATTTGTCCAATTACATCTTACTGCCATGATTGCTGCAGTTGCTGTAAACTTCGTTGCGGGGATTCCCTCGGGAGAAAGCCTCTTTTCACCGCTACAGGTTTCGTGGGTTAGCCTAATCATTGTTGACACTCTCGGCGCCTTGGCTCTGGCAACCGATCAACCTAACCAGATTTCTTCATTGCCTATGCCTGTAATCCATGGTGCTGGTTCATCACTCTTAACCAGAATTATGTGGAAAAATATTGTGTTTCAAGTTATTTATCAGGTTATCATATTTATAGTCTTGCACTTCAAAGGAAGTGAAATATTCCATGTTGAGCATGCAGTGGCGGATGCTATGATCTTCAACAGTTATGCTTTGTGCCAGATTTTTGTATTGTTGAACGCAAGAGAGATTGAGAAGACTAATGTTCTTGAGAACCTTTACAAGAACTCGCGGTTTTTGTTGGCGGTACTGGCTATGGTTCTTCTACAGTTCACATTCATagaaattttctcatatttcagtCCTGCGGCTAAGCTAGGCCTGCAAAAATGGTTGGTCTGTGTTGCCATATCATCTCTATCCTTGCCTATTGGTTTTGTCGTTAAGTTTATACAGGTCTCTGGGTAA